In a single window of the Renibacterium salmoninarum ATCC 33209 genome:
- a CDS encoding S-(hydroxymethyl)mycothiol dehydrogenase — translation MTHRVKGVVASAKNAPVTIETILVPEPGPGEALVDIISCGVCHTDLHYQQGGINDEFPFLLGHEATGAVASVGAGVTEIAPGDRAILNWRTVCGECRACRRGEAQYCFNTHNASQKMTLEDGTELSPALGIGAFAEKTLVAAGQCTKVRDDVDPAAVGLLGCWIMAGLGAAINTGAVRRGQSVAVIGCSGVGCAAIAGAQLAGASKIIAVDIDPKKLAAAEKIGATHIVDSSKEDPIEAIRALTGGFGADVVIDAVGRPETYRQAFYARDLAGAVVLVGVPTPETVIELPLLDVFGRGGSLKSSWYGDCLPNRDFPALVDLYRLGRLDLDAFVSERIGLDDIEEAFNKMKSGSVLRSVVEL, via the coding sequence GGTCCCTGAACCGGGGCCGGGCGAGGCCTTGGTGGACATCATTAGTTGCGGCGTTTGCCACACCGATCTGCATTACCAGCAGGGCGGCATTAACGATGAGTTTCCGTTCCTGCTGGGGCACGAAGCCACCGGCGCGGTCGCTTCGGTGGGGGCAGGGGTTACCGAAATCGCGCCGGGCGACAGGGCGATCTTGAACTGGCGCACCGTTTGTGGCGAATGCCGGGCCTGCCGTCGGGGTGAGGCTCAGTACTGCTTCAACACGCACAATGCCAGTCAGAAAATGACTCTGGAGGATGGCACTGAGCTCAGCCCAGCTTTGGGTATTGGGGCGTTTGCGGAAAAGACACTGGTTGCCGCCGGCCAGTGCACCAAGGTGCGCGACGACGTCGACCCGGCGGCAGTTGGGCTGTTGGGTTGCTGGATCATGGCCGGGCTTGGTGCCGCAATCAATACTGGCGCGGTTCGCCGCGGTCAATCGGTCGCGGTTATTGGCTGCAGCGGTGTGGGCTGTGCCGCCATCGCGGGTGCTCAGCTAGCCGGTGCCAGCAAGATTATCGCGGTGGATATTGACCCGAAGAAGTTGGCGGCTGCAGAAAAAATCGGCGCCACTCATATCGTTGATTCTTCAAAGGAGGATCCGATCGAGGCAATTCGCGCGCTCACTGGTGGTTTTGGTGCGGATGTGGTGATCGACGCCGTCGGCCGGCCGGAAACCTATCGGCAGGCTTTCTATGCGCGAGATTTAGCTGGCGCCGTGGTGCTGGTTGGTGTGCCTACGCCTGAGACGGTCATTGAATTGCCGCTGCTAGATGTTTTTGGTCGTGGCGGTTCGTTGAAATCGTCGTGGTACGGCGATTGCCTGCCTAATAGGGACTTCCCCGCCCTGGTGGATTTGTACCGATTGGGCCGACTGGATCTGGACGCGTTCGTTTCAGAGCGCATCGGTCTGGACGATATTGAGGAAGCCTTCAACAAGATGAAGTCCGGTTCGGTGCTGCGCTCGGTGGTGGAACTGTGA
- a CDS encoding MBL fold metallo-hydrolase produces MSASVHIGQLVTEGKFSLDGGSWDVENNVWIIGDDAEVLVIDPAHDASAVFAAVAGRRVSAILLSHGHDDHIRAVGEFQQLCGAQIFLHSADNMLWEAVYPGAEAPRPLTEGDEFPIGSDQLKLRVLHTPEHSPGSCYFYLPDAKTVFSGDTLFQGGPGATGRSYSDFPTIIESITAKLLTLPGETLVRTGH; encoded by the coding sequence GTGAGCGCTAGCGTGCACATTGGGCAACTGGTCACTGAGGGGAAGTTTTCGCTCGACGGTGGCAGTTGGGACGTGGAAAACAACGTCTGGATCATCGGGGACGACGCCGAAGTGCTGGTGATTGATCCCGCTCACGACGCCAGCGCAGTATTTGCCGCGGTGGCTGGACGGCGAGTCAGCGCGATCCTGCTCAGCCATGGTCATGACGATCACATTCGGGCTGTTGGCGAGTTTCAGCAACTCTGTGGAGCGCAAATTTTCCTCCACTCAGCGGACAACATGCTCTGGGAAGCTGTTTATCCTGGAGCCGAAGCCCCTAGACCGCTAACCGAGGGCGATGAGTTTCCCATCGGTTCAGACCAGCTGAAATTACGCGTTTTACACACCCCTGAACATTCGCCGGGCTCGTGCTATTTCTACCTACCAGACGCGAAAACAGTATTTTCTGGCGATACGCTCTTCCAGGGCGGGCCGGGCGCAACTGGCCGTTCGTACAGCGACTTCCCGACGATTATCGAATCGATCACAGCCAAATTGCTGACACTTCCCGGCGAAACTTTGGTCCGCACCGGTCACTGA
- a CDS encoding MFS transporter — protein sequence MASPATAQIPTTKVSSNRIIPNSAVTAPISLVVQNKSVKSTFAAFAIRNYRYFTIAHFIAVIALWMQRIAQDWIVLQLSGSVTAVGITVALQFAPTLLLGPWGGVLADRFSKRTLLMIAQSAAAVLAGIMAVLALSGALQVWHVYVVALVLGLVTVVDQPARQVFVNELVGPTHLRNEISINSSIFQLGGMIGPAVAGLMLVAVGGGWAFAANAVACLFTVTMLSGMRGSELIRSTPAPRSKGMLAEGARYLASKPPILFSTIMAGFVAVFAMSLPVVMAAFADHVFDAGPGGYGLLNTLVAIGALIGALASTRRKELRLRSVVVSAGFYGLSLAVAAFMPSMWSFGAVMVVAGFSCLLFLTGANQLVQVSTNMQIRGRVISLYIMVLIGGQAVGGLMTGWLAEHIGPHAALLLAGGVPVIAAVVIGVVLARRGELMLKVNLRRSAFRRPGQLLQIVHR from the coding sequence GTGGCTTCCCCTGCAACTGCCCAAATTCCAACAACAAAAGTTTCCAGTAACCGAATCATTCCGAATTCTGCTGTTACCGCGCCGATCAGCCTGGTAGTGCAAAACAAGAGCGTCAAAAGTACCTTTGCGGCTTTTGCTATTCGAAACTACCGTTACTTCACCATCGCGCATTTCATTGCCGTCATCGCGTTGTGGATGCAGCGCATCGCCCAAGACTGGATTGTGCTGCAGCTCTCCGGCTCGGTGACCGCCGTCGGGATCACGGTAGCCCTGCAGTTCGCGCCAACTTTACTGTTGGGGCCATGGGGAGGCGTGCTTGCAGATCGCTTCTCCAAGCGCACCCTTTTGATGATTGCGCAATCAGCGGCAGCGGTTCTGGCTGGGATTATGGCCGTTCTGGCCTTGAGCGGCGCGCTTCAGGTTTGGCATGTTTACGTCGTCGCCTTGGTATTGGGTTTGGTTACTGTAGTTGATCAGCCCGCGCGGCAGGTATTTGTGAATGAACTAGTGGGCCCCACTCATTTGCGCAACGAAATCAGCATTAATTCCTCGATTTTTCAGCTGGGTGGCATGATCGGCCCAGCGGTCGCCGGTCTGATGCTGGTCGCGGTGGGCGGCGGCTGGGCCTTTGCCGCCAACGCGGTTGCTTGCCTCTTTACCGTGACGATGCTTTCGGGGATGCGTGGCTCGGAGCTGATTCGGTCCACGCCCGCGCCTCGATCTAAAGGGATGCTTGCTGAGGGAGCACGCTACTTGGCTTCAAAGCCGCCAATCTTGTTTTCGACGATTATGGCCGGGTTCGTCGCAGTGTTCGCCATGAGCCTGCCCGTGGTGATGGCTGCCTTTGCCGATCATGTTTTTGACGCAGGGCCCGGCGGATACGGCTTGCTAAACACCTTGGTGGCAATTGGCGCGCTCATTGGTGCCTTGGCCTCAACGCGGCGCAAGGAGTTGCGGCTACGTTCGGTAGTGGTGAGTGCGGGTTTCTACGGTTTATCGCTCGCGGTGGCGGCCTTTATGCCATCTATGTGGAGCTTCGGTGCGGTAATGGTCGTTGCGGGATTCAGCTGTCTGCTGTTTTTGACCGGCGCAAACCAGCTAGTGCAGGTATCCACTAACATGCAGATCCGCGGCCGAGTGATTAGCCTTTACATCATGGTATTGATTGGTGGTCAGGCAGTTGGTGGCCTCATGACTGGTTGGCTCGCTGAGCATATTGGACCGCACGCAGCACTGTTGTTAGCGGGCGGGGTCCCGGTGATAGCCGCCGTCGTTATTGGTGTGGTGCTCGCTCGTCGGGGCGAGTTGATGCTCAAGGTCAACCTGCGCCGCTCCGCTTTCCGTCGGCCCGGTCAACTACTGCAGATTGTGCACCGCTGA